In the Candidatus Leptovillus gracilis genome, one interval contains:
- a CDS encoding calcium/sodium antiporter produces the protein MTLEIALSLIAGLVLLVVGAEGLVRGASRMAAALGISPLIIGLTVVAFGTSSPELAISLQSAFQGQADIAIGNVVGSNIFNILVILGLSALITPLIVDQQLIRLDAPLLLGVSLLFWWMAADGLVGRWEGGLLFAGLLVYIVFLVRKSRRETKAVQDEYAEEYSAGIEGWQGWAINLGLVALGLILLVFGSRLLVNGAVSLARIFGLSELIIGLTIIAAGTSLPEVATSVLAALRQEKDIAVGNAIGSSLFNIMAVLALTGLITPSGISVAPAVIRFDIPVMVAVTIATLPIFFTGNLIARWEGAVFLAYYIAYTLYLVLAATQHDALPNFSAVMLEFVVPLTALTLGILVVREWRLRHKTKGQVTGEA, from the coding sequence ATGACATTAGAAATAGCGCTATCCCTTATCGCCGGTTTGGTTTTATTAGTTGTTGGCGCAGAAGGCCTGGTGCGCGGCGCATCGCGCATGGCCGCCGCCCTGGGCATTTCGCCGCTAATCATTGGCCTGACAGTGGTCGCCTTCGGCACCAGTTCGCCAGAGTTAGCCATCAGCCTGCAATCCGCCTTCCAGGGACAGGCGGATATTGCCATCGGCAATGTGGTTGGCAGCAATATTTTTAACATCCTGGTCATTTTAGGACTGTCGGCGCTCATCACCCCTTTGATTGTAGACCAGCAGCTCATCCGACTAGACGCGCCGCTGCTTCTTGGCGTGTCGCTGCTGTTCTGGTGGATGGCCGCCGATGGGTTGGTCGGCCGTTGGGAGGGCGGGCTGTTGTTCGCCGGGCTGCTGGTTTACATCGTCTTTCTCGTCCGCAAAAGCCGCCGCGAGACAAAGGCGGTGCAAGATGAGTACGCCGAGGAATACAGCGCTGGCATTGAAGGCTGGCAGGGTTGGGCGATTAATTTGGGTTTGGTGGCGTTGGGGCTGATCCTGCTAGTGTTTGGCTCGCGTTTGTTGGTAAATGGCGCTGTTTCTCTGGCGCGCATCTTCGGACTGAGCGAATTGATTATTGGGCTGACGATCATCGCCGCCGGAACGTCTTTGCCGGAGGTGGCGACATCTGTTTTGGCGGCGCTGCGGCAGGAAAAAGACATTGCTGTTGGCAACGCCATTGGCAGCAGCTTGTTTAATATTATGGCGGTGCTGGCCCTGACGGGCCTGATTACGCCCAGCGGCATCTCGGTGGCCCCGGCAGTCATCCGCTTCGATATCCCGGTGATGGTTGCCGTGACCATAGCAACGCTGCCGATTTTCTTCACCGGCAATCTGATCGCCCGTTGGGAAGGGGCTGTTTTTCTGGCTTATTACATCGCCTACACTCTGTATCTGGTGCTGGCGGCGACGCAGCACGACGCGCTGCCCAATTTCAGCGCTGTCATGTTGGAATTTGTCGTGCCCCTGACGGCGCTGACGTTAGGTATTTTGGTGGTGCGGGAATGGCGGCTGCGGCATAAAACAAAAGGGCAGGTAACAGGCGAGGCGTAA
- the metH gene encoding methionine synthase — MNRTELLKQQLQQRILVTDGATGSLLQTYQLDEAGYRMERFADFPYDIKGNHEVLNLTQPEIIKAVHTAYLEAGADLITTNTFNGTAVSQAEYHMEHLVYEMNYHAARLAREAIAAFNPKSEIRNPKFVLGSLGPANKMLSLSPDVSDPAFRAVTFDQVAAAYAEAARGLMDGGADVLLIETIFDTLNAKAAVFGIQTLFEETGKELPLMISGTITDASGRTLSGQTMEAFWYAISHARPLIVGMNCSFGPATLRPYITTIANLADTYVSLYPNAGLPDGFGGFSEEVDDMVPVLRELAEEGYLNIIGGCCGTTPTYIRAFAKAVEGLPPRPIPTIEPRLRLSGMDPFVLTPEMNFVNVGERTNVTGSRKFARLILENKYDEALSVAREQVENGAQIIDVNMDEGMLDSEVAMTRFLNLIAAEPDIARVPLMIDSSKWSVIEAGLKCVQGKSIVNSISMKEGEAEFIRHAKLARRYGAAVVVMAFDEQGQADTFERKTQICARAYRILTEEVGFPPADIIFDPNIFAIATGIEEHNEYAMAYIEAAHWIKANLPHALISGGVSNLSFSFRGNDAVREAMHAAFLYHAIQAGMDMGIVNAGQLAIYEEIPGPLLTAIEDVLFNRRPDATENLVGLAEKVRGGGKERREDLSWREMPVNERLSYALVKGIDAYIVEDTEAARMAAARPLHVIEGPLMEGMNRVGDLFGAGKMFLPQVVKSARVMKKAVAHLVPYLEAEKEEMGLADQANGKILMATVKGDVHDIGKNIVGVVLQCNGYDVIDLGVMVPAERILQTAREEKVDIIGLSGLITPSLEEMRHVAAEMERQGFTLPLLIGGATTSKIHTAVKIEPNYTRGPVIHVVDASRAVGVATHLLGDSDDLIHEVKAEYASLREKHGSRRDKQRLRPLAEARANKFQADWGSYCPPAPTFTGVHVFDDVDLAGLRAYMDWTPFFTAWELAGKFPRILVDPVIGETATQLYEDALAMLDCIIQEKWLTARAVVGLFPAHSVGDDIVVFNAEAQRRGDMLTVVHTLRQQMERPPGRPNLALADFITPQETGLDDYLGFFAVTAGLGVDEKVRQFEAAHDDYRAIMLKALADRLAEALAEQMHGRVRRELWGYAPDENLSNEELINEAYQGIRPAPGYPSCPDHTEKGELFRVLDAPGNVAMSLTENFAMRPSAAVSGYYFAHPQARYFGLGRIDRDQVADYAERKGMTLQEAERWLAPNLGYEPME; from the coding sequence ATGAACCGAACCGAACTGCTTAAGCAACAACTACAACAACGCATTCTCGTCACCGATGGGGCCACCGGCTCCCTGCTGCAAACCTACCAGCTCGACGAAGCTGGCTACCGCATGGAACGCTTCGCCGACTTCCCCTACGACATCAAAGGCAACCATGAAGTCCTCAACCTGACCCAGCCGGAGATCATCAAAGCGGTGCATACCGCCTACCTGGAAGCGGGCGCGGACCTGATTACTACCAATACGTTCAACGGCACGGCCGTTTCCCAGGCCGAATACCACATGGAACATCTCGTCTACGAGATGAACTACCACGCCGCCCGCCTGGCCCGCGAAGCCATCGCCGCCTTCAATCCGAAATCCGAAATCCGAAATCCGAAATTTGTCTTGGGCTCCCTCGGCCCGGCCAACAAAATGCTCTCCCTCTCGCCCGACGTATCCGACCCCGCCTTCCGCGCTGTCACCTTCGACCAAGTGGCCGCGGCTTACGCCGAGGCGGCACGGGGCCTGATGGATGGCGGCGCCGACGTGCTGCTCATCGAAACCATATTTGATACGCTGAATGCCAAAGCGGCCGTGTTTGGCATTCAAACGCTCTTTGAAGAGACGGGTAAAGAACTGCCCCTCATGATTTCCGGCACAATCACCGACGCCAGCGGCCGCACGCTGTCCGGGCAGACGATGGAAGCGTTTTGGTACGCCATCAGCCATGCACGGCCGTTGATTGTGGGCATGAACTGCTCGTTTGGGCCGGCGACGTTACGGCCGTATATCACCACCATCGCCAACCTGGCCGACACCTATGTCAGCCTCTACCCCAACGCCGGGCTGCCCGACGGCTTCGGCGGCTTCAGCGAAGAAGTGGACGACATGGTTCCCGTACTGCGCGAACTGGCCGAAGAAGGCTACCTCAACATCATCGGTGGCTGCTGCGGCACCACACCGACCTACATCCGCGCCTTCGCCAAAGCTGTCGAAGGCTTGCCGCCGCGCCCGATTCCGACCATCGAACCGCGCCTGCGCCTGAGCGGCATGGACCCCTTTGTCCTGACGCCGGAGATGAATTTTGTCAACGTCGGCGAACGGACCAACGTCACCGGCTCGCGCAAATTCGCCCGCCTCATCCTGGAAAACAAGTACGACGAAGCCCTCAGCGTCGCCCGCGAACAGGTGGAAAACGGCGCGCAAATCATTGACGTGAACATGGACGAGGGCATGTTGGATTCCGAAGTGGCGATGACCCGCTTCCTCAATCTCATCGCCGCGGAGCCAGACATCGCCCGCGTGCCGCTGATGATTGACTCGTCCAAATGGTCGGTGATTGAGGCGGGGTTGAAGTGTGTCCAGGGCAAATCCATCGTCAACTCCATCAGCATGAAGGAAGGCGAGGCGGAATTTATCCGCCATGCGAAGCTGGCGCGGCGCTACGGCGCGGCGGTGGTGGTGATGGCCTTCGACGAGCAGGGGCAGGCGGACACCTTCGAGCGCAAGACGCAAATTTGCGCCCGCGCTTACCGCATTCTCACCGAAGAAGTCGGCTTCCCACCCGCAGACATCATCTTCGACCCCAACATTTTTGCCATCGCCACCGGTATCGAAGAACACAACGAGTACGCGATGGCCTACATCGAGGCGGCGCATTGGATAAAGGCCAATCTGCCCCACGCCCTGATCAGCGGCGGGGTGAGCAACCTCTCCTTCTCCTTCCGCGGCAACGACGCCGTGCGCGAGGCGATGCACGCCGCCTTCCTGTACCACGCCATTCAGGCGGGTATGGATATGGGCATTGTCAATGCCGGGCAGCTTGCCATCTACGAAGAAATTCCCGGCCCGCTGCTGACGGCGATTGAGGATGTGCTGTTCAACCGCCGCCCGGACGCTACAGAGAACCTGGTGGGTCTGGCGGAGAAGGTCCGCGGCGGCGGCAAGGAGCGACGAGAAGATTTGAGTTGGCGCGAGATGCCGGTGAACGAACGGCTGTCTTATGCCCTGGTGAAGGGGATTGACGCTTATATTGTGGAAGATACGGAGGCGGCAAGAATGGCGGCGGCACGGCCGTTACATGTCATCGAAGGGCCGCTGATGGAAGGCATGAACCGGGTCGGCGACCTGTTTGGCGCGGGCAAAATGTTCCTGCCGCAGGTGGTAAAAAGCGCCCGCGTCATGAAAAAGGCGGTCGCCCACCTGGTCCCCTACTTGGAAGCCGAAAAGGAAGAGATGGGGCTGGCCGACCAGGCCAACGGCAAAATTCTCATGGCGACGGTGAAGGGCGACGTCCACGACATCGGCAAGAACATCGTTGGCGTGGTGCTGCAATGCAACGGCTACGATGTGATAGACCTGGGGGTAATGGTCCCGGCGGAGCGCATTTTGCAGACCGCCCGTGAGGAAAAGGTGGACATCATCGGTCTGAGCGGCTTGATCACCCCGTCGCTGGAAGAGATGCGCCACGTGGCCGCAGAGATGGAGCGGCAGGGGTTCACCCTGCCCCTGTTGATTGGCGGGGCGACGACTTCTAAGATTCATACGGCGGTTAAAATTGAACCCAACTACACACGCGGCCCGGTTATCCACGTGGTAGACGCCTCACGCGCCGTCGGTGTAGCCACCCACCTGCTGGGCGACAGCGACGATTTGATCCATGAGGTCAAAGCGGAGTATGCCAGCCTGCGGGAAAAACATGGCAGCCGACGGGATAAGCAGCGATTACGGCCGTTGGCCGAAGCCCGCGCCAACAAATTCCAGGCCGATTGGGGCAGTTATTGCCCGCCCGCGCCCACCTTCACCGGCGTGCACGTGTTTGACGACGTAGACCTGGCCGGGCTGCGTGCATACATGGACTGGACCCCTTTCTTCACCGCCTGGGAGTTGGCGGGCAAATTCCCGCGCATTTTGGTGGATCCGGTCATCGGAGAGACGGCGACGCAGTTGTACGAGGATGCCCTGGCGATGTTGGACTGCATCATCCAGGAGAAGTGGTTGACAGCGCGGGCGGTGGTGGGCTTGTTCCCGGCGCACAGCGTGGGGGATGATATTGTTGTTTTTAACGCAGAGGCGCAGAGACGCGGAGACATGTTGACGGTAGTGCATACGCTGCGGCAGCAGATGGAACGGCCGCCGGGCCGGCCGAATCTGGCGTTGGCTGATTTTATTACGCCACAAGAGACAGGGCTGGATGATTACCTGGGCTTTTTTGCGGTGACGGCCGGGTTGGGCGTGGATGAGAAAGTGCGCCAGTTTGAAGCCGCCCACGACGATTACCGCGCCATCATGCTGAAGGCGCTGGCCGACCGGCTGGCGGAGGCGCTGGCGGAACAGATGCACGGCCGTGTGCGCCGCGAATTATGGGGCTATGCGCCCGACGAGAATTTAAGCAACGAGGAGTTGATCAATGAGGCGTATCAGGGAATTCGGCCGGCGCCAGGCTATCCGTCTTGCCCCGATCACACGGAAAAGGGCGAATTGTTCCGCGTGCTGGACGCGCCGGGCAATGTGGCGATGAGCCTGACGGAGAATTTTGCGATGCGGCCGTCGGCGGCCGTGAGCGGCTATTACTTCGCCCACCCCCAAGCGCGTTACTTCGGCCTGGGCCGCATTGACAGAGACCAGGTGGCTGATTATGCTGAACGGAAAGGGATGACGCTGCAGGAAGCGGAGCGCTGGTTGGCGCCGAACCTGGGTTATGAGCCTATGGAGTGA
- a CDS encoding lysoplasmalogenase, whose protein sequence is MTAILVLTAAAVVTAVLATAGEYKATRTQVYFFKPLTTTLIIFIALLGTGAATPLYKGLVIAGLVFCLGGDVFLMLPARYFIAGLASFLLGHILYIVAFVTDAGFQFSVWWLLPLLVYGAVVYGRLHAHLGRMRLPVIVYMITILTMAWQALGRWSVQPTTGVLLAAVGAVLFVVSDSALALDRFRAKFRSARVIVLSTYWLAQWLIALSVGGYLALT, encoded by the coding sequence ATGACAGCAATTCTTGTTTTGACGGCAGCGGCGGTGGTAACTGCCGTACTCGCCACAGCCGGCGAATACAAAGCCACGCGCACCCAGGTCTATTTCTTTAAACCGCTCACCACCACCCTGATTATCTTCATTGCCTTGTTGGGAACCGGCGCAGCCACGCCGCTGTACAAGGGCCTGGTGATTGCCGGGTTGGTCTTTTGCCTGGGCGGCGATGTGTTCCTGATGCTGCCGGCGCGCTACTTCATCGCCGGGTTGGCGAGCTTTTTGCTTGGGCACATCCTATACATTGTCGCCTTTGTCACCGATGCCGGGTTCCAGTTTTCGGTCTGGTGGCTGCTGCCGCTGTTGGTCTATGGCGCGGTGGTATACGGCCGTCTCCACGCCCACCTGGGCAGAATGCGCCTGCCGGTCATTGTGTACATGATCACCATTTTGACCATGGCCTGGCAGGCATTGGGCCGCTGGTCGGTGCAGCCAACGACTGGGGTGCTGCTGGCGGCCGTTGGCGCGGTTTTGTTTGTGGTGTCGGATTCGGCGCTGGCGCTGGACCGTTTTCGGGCGAAGTTTCGCAGTGCGCGGGTGATTGTGCTGAGTACTTACTGGCTGGCCCAATGGCTCATCGCCCTGTCGGTGGGCGGCTACCTGGCCCTGACATAA
- a CDS encoding cellulase family glycosylhydrolase translates to MRTLTILLILLLLTGCRQMDEVATATAVPPPPPSIAILPLPTLTPRATAVPPTPISSPISSPMPAPTLTPSPTATPAYPIYTGAPLNRTDMGVQIHLHREDLTAVMSHLQTLGVGWVKVQVSWKLYQPAPDRYDDFLLAELDALVAAAEANDIAVLLNVAKAPEWSRPTTELDGPPLDAAHFQAFMQFLAQRYRGRVAAYELWNEANLQREWNGTPLNAADLVALLRAGAAGTRAGDPAALLISGAPATTGINDGVTAVDDRVFLRQMLATGVADVVDGIGVHPYGWANPPDSSVTDGETAVPSHNNHPSFFFKDTITDYLALLDEFGVTDWLWVTEFGWGSFEGFFDEAGTPAAPPAGAEFMAYVSEWQQAEYILRAFEMGQAWARVGPMVLWNLNFGPLLGSEFSESGYSLLNRTGESRPAYRALQHAAQ, encoded by the coding sequence ATGCGAACATTAACGATTTTGCTGATTTTGCTGCTGTTGACCGGATGCCGACAGATGGATGAGGTGGCGACGGCGACGGCCGTTCCCCCGCCGCCGCCATCTATTGCCATTCTGCCTTTGCCGACACTGACGCCCAGGGCGACGGCCGTGCCGCCCACGCCAATCTCATCGCCAATCTCATCGCCAATGCCTGCGCCCACGCTAACGCCATCGCCCACTGCCACGCCGGCTTATCCCATCTACACCGGCGCGCCGCTGAACCGCACCGACATGGGCGTGCAAATCCACCTACACCGCGAAGATTTAACGGCCGTGATGAGCCATCTGCAAACCCTGGGCGTCGGTTGGGTGAAGGTGCAGGTCTCCTGGAAGCTGTATCAACCCGCGCCCGACCGCTACGACGACTTTTTGCTGGCGGAACTGGACGCGCTGGTGGCGGCGGCCGAGGCCAACGACATCGCCGTGCTGCTCAACGTCGCCAAAGCGCCGGAATGGAGCCGCCCGACGACAGAATTAGACGGCCCGCCGCTGGATGCTGCCCATTTTCAGGCGTTCATGCAGTTTTTGGCGCAGCGCTACCGGGGGCGGGTGGCGGCTTATGAACTGTGGAACGAGGCCAATTTGCAGCGCGAGTGGAACGGCACGCCGCTAAACGCCGCCGACCTGGTGGCCTTGCTGCGCGCTGGGGCCGCCGGGACGCGGGCCGGCGACCCGGCGGCGCTGCTGATCAGCGGCGCGCCGGCGACGACAGGCATTAATGATGGCGTAACGGCCGTTGACGACCGGGTATTCTTGCGGCAAATGTTAGCCACGGGCGTGGCCGACGTGGTAGACGGCATTGGTGTGCATCCTTACGGCTGGGCCAACCCGCCGGACAGCAGCGTGACGGATGGAGAAACGGCCGTGCCCTCGCACAACAACCATCCCAGCTTCTTCTTCAAGGACACCATCACCGATTATCTCGCCTTGCTGGATGAATTTGGCGTGACCGATTGGTTGTGGGTGACGGAATTTGGTTGGGGCAGCTTTGAAGGTTTCTTCGACGAGGCGGGAACGCCGGCCGCGCCACCCGCCGGAGCCGAGTTTATGGCCTACGTCAGCGAATGGCAGCAGGCGGAGTACATTTTGCGCGCCTTCGAGATGGGGCAGGCATGGGCGCGGGTTGGTCCAATGGTCCTATGGAACCTGAATTTTGGCCCACTGCTGGGGTCGGAATTTTCTGAATCAGGTTACAGCTTGCTGAATCGGACGGGTGAGTCGCGTCCGGCTTATCGGGCGCTGCAACACGCCGCGCAGTAG
- a CDS encoding YigZ family protein, with protein sequence MSSRYPIPAAETRAEIEVKNSRFIASAAPVFNVDQAKTFIKRIKEEFADASHNVPAYQIGFGTAVTAHCNDDGEPSGTAGRPILAVIQGSGLGDLAVVVTRYFGGTKLGTGGLVRAYGDAAKAVLAALPLAEKVPTHTVMLALPYPMLERIRLLAAAHDGRILEEEFAADITLTAQFTVTQFPAFQTALQEMTHGALSAEIVDTNPETIMPLGAFPTSGRSAQSRTS encoded by the coding sequence ATGAGCAGCCGTTATCCCATCCCCGCCGCCGAAACCCGCGCCGAAATCGAAGTGAAAAACTCCCGCTTCATCGCCAGCGCGGCGCCGGTTTTCAACGTAGACCAGGCCAAGACCTTCATCAAACGTATCAAAGAAGAGTTCGCCGATGCCAGCCATAATGTGCCCGCTTACCAGATTGGCTTTGGCACGGCCGTTACCGCCCACTGCAACGACGACGGCGAACCCTCCGGCACAGCCGGGCGGCCCATACTGGCCGTCATTCAGGGCAGCGGCCTGGGCGATCTGGCGGTGGTGGTGACGCGCTATTTTGGCGGGACCAAACTGGGCACGGGTGGCCTGGTACGCGCCTATGGCGATGCCGCCAAAGCTGTGCTGGCCGCGCTGCCCCTGGCCGAAAAAGTGCCCACCCACACGGTGATGTTGGCCTTGCCCTACCCAATGCTGGAGCGAATTCGCCTGTTGGCGGCGGCGCATGACGGCCGTATCCTCGAAGAAGAATTTGCCGCCGACATCACCCTCACCGCCCAATTCACCGTCACCCAATTCCCCGCCTTCCAGACCGCCTTGCAAGAGATGACCCACGGCGCACTATCGGCCGAAATTGTGGACACCAATCCTGAAACCATCATGCCCCTGGGCGCTTTTCCCACCTCTGGCAGGTCCGCACAGAGCCGCACGTCGTAG